The genomic stretch GCGGGAACGCCTGCCTGGACAAGCACCTCGCGAAGTATCTGACCGACGGCACAGTGCCGCGCAGCGGCGGTGAGGTCGACGCGGTGTGCGACGCGCTGCCCGACCCGAAGCCGCCGGCCGCGACGTCGTCCTCCGCGTCGCGCGGCGCAACCCTGCACGGGCTGCTGGGCTTCCGCGGCTGAACGCACCCTCGGGGGCGGGGACTGTCAGACCCATGGTCCACCATGGACGCATGAGCGACCTGACAAGGATCCCCGCCCCCGAAGGGGTGGCCCCCGCCCAGCAGTACAGCCATGTGGTCATCGGCACCGGCCGCTTCGTGGCCGTCGCCGGCCAGCTGCCGCTGGACGAGAAGGGCGAGTTGGTGGGGCCGGACGACCCCGCCGCCCAGGCCCGTCAGGTCTTCGAGAACCTCCGACGCTGTCTGGCCGCCGCCGGGGCGACCTTCGAGGACGTCGTCAAACTCACCTTCTTCGTCACGGACATGGCGGACCTGCCCGCGATCCGCGCGGCCCGTGCCGAGCACATACCCGACGACCGGCTGCCCGCGGCGTCGGCCGTCCAGGTGGCGGGCCTGGTCCGGCCCGAGTTCCGGATGGAGATCGAGGCGTTCGCGGTGGTGGCCGAGTGAGCGCGATCCGGGTGCGGGACATGGTGTACGCCGACTGCGACCGGGTCGCCGAGATACGCATCGGCGGCTGGCGTACCGCTTACCGGGGCCTGATGCCGCAGAGTCACCTCGACGCGCTGAGCGTCGCGGAGGACGCCGAGCGCCGCCGCGCCCGGTTCATCGACCTCGCCGACAGTGTGGTGAACCTGATCGCCGAGCGGGACGGCACCACAACGGGCTGGGCCTGCCACGGCCCCTACCGCGAGGGCGACACCCGGACCGGGGACGCCGAGCTGTACGCGATCTATGTCGACCCCGCCCACTACTGCGACGGCATCGGCCACGCCCTCCTGGAGGAGTCCGTACGCCGCTGCTCGGCCGCCGGTCACGCCCGGATGTTCCTGTGGGTGCTGAAGGAGAACACCGGTGCCCGCCGCTTCTACGAGCGGGCCGGTTTCCGCCCGGACGGCGCCGAGGAGCCCTTCGAGGTGGACGGGGTGGCGGTACCGGAGGTGCGGTACGTCAGAGAACTCATCGCTGCCTAGGGATCCGCGCCAGCGCGTGCACCGCCGCCTCCGCCAGGGCCGGATGGGCCAGTGCCTCGCTCAGGACGGTTCGGGCGCGGGCGTCGCCGAGGGTGCCGAGGCCCTCGACGCAGGCGAGCGCCACCCGGCGATAGGGGTCGTGCGGGCGCAGCCGCCGCTCCAGGGTGGTGATCAGCGCGGGGACGGCCTCGGGGGCCCGCAGCTCCACCAGCAGACGGACCGGGTGCAGGGCGTAGGCGACCCGCAGTTCGTTGGTGGCCAGGGCGGCCGCCGCTCGGGCGGTGCGCGGGTCGCCGAGCCGGGCCAGGGCGTGGGCCGCGGACGCGCAGCGCTGTGGGTCGCGGTGGTTCAGCAGCAGGACGAGGGACTCGAACGCCCGCCGGTCGCCCGCGAGTCCGAGCCGGAACGCGGCCAGCTCACGTGCCCACAGCGACTGCCCCGGCGCGATCAGCGCCTCGGCCAGCTCGTCGAGATCCCCGGCCGCCAGCAGCCGCTCGAACCCGGCGCCGCCGCCGGACTCCCGCCGTAAGCGCTCCGTGAGTGATCGCAACTCTTCGTCCATGGCATCGACCCTAGGGGCGGCCGGGTCGGCACGGGACCTACATCACAAAGCCGGTGAAGGACGAGGACTGGCGCGCTCGTTACCCGCCGGTTAAGCTCAGACGAGCGAGATACCCCCTCGCGATGGACCCACGGTGGCCTGGTGACGCAGCCACTGCGGGAGAAGTCGGTTCGGTGCCTCAGGTACCGCAGTACGCCTCGGCCACGGGACAGGGCCGGTCGGCCATCACCGTTCACCGGACGTGTGCACGTCCGCGTCGACGGCACCGGGCGTGTGCGCTTGCAGCCCGGACCACACCCGCATCCCGCATTCCCTTCCGCACCCGGTGCGCCCCCTCGGCGCACCCGGGCGCGTTCCCAGTCGTCACCCTCATTTCTGGAGTCCCGCGATGGCCACTCCCCTGTCCGACACCCCTCAGTCCTCGATCCGGACCGTCGCCGTCGTCGGCCTCGGCACCATGGGCACCGGCATCGCCGAGGTGCTCGCCAAGGCCGGCCGCGAGGTCATCGGCATCGACGTCTGCGACGCCGCGGCCGCCCAGTCGCTCGCCGCCCTGGAGGCCTCGACGGCCCGCGCCGTGGAGCGCGGCAAGCTCACCGAGCAGGACCGCACCGCCGCCCTCGCCCGGATCCGCACCGCCACCGACCTGGCCGCGGCGGCCGACGCCGACCTGGTCATCGAGGTGGCGCCGGAGTCGTACGAGATCAAGCAGCAGATCTTCCGGGCGCTGGACGGCATCGTGCGGCCCGAGACGATCCTGGCGACGGGGACCAACGCGCTCTCCGTCACCCGGCTCGCCGCCGACTCGGCGCGCCCCGAGCGGGTGCTGGGCCTGCACTTCTTCAACCCGGCCCCGGCGATGCGCCTGGTCGAGGTGGTCTCCTCGGTGCTGACCGCGCCCGCGGCCGTCACGGCGGTCACCAACCTGGCCCTCGACCTCGGCAAGGAGCCCGTCGCGGTGGGCGACCGGCCCGGCTTCGTCGCCGACGGACTGCTCTTCGGCTACCTCAACCAGGCCGCCGCGATGTACGAGGCCAAGTACGCCTCCCGGGAGGACATCGACGCCGCGATGCGGCTCGGCTGCGGACTGCCCATGGGCCCGCTCGCCCTGCTCGACCTCATCGGCATCGACACCGCGCGCACCGTCCTGGACGCCATGTACGCCGAGTCCCGCGACCGGCTGCACGCCCCCGCGCCGATCCTCAAGCAGCTCAGCGAGGCGGGCCTGACGGGCCGTAAGTCGGGCCGCGGCTTCTACTCCTACGAGGCCCCGGGCAGCTCGGTCGTCGTGCGGGACGCGCTGACGCCGCTGGAGGGCGAGACCCTGGCCCAGGGCCGCGAGGTCCGCTCCGTCGGTGTCGCGGGCTCCGGCACCATGGCCTCCGGCATCGCCGAGGTCTTCGCCAA from Streptomyces davaonensis JCM 4913 encodes the following:
- a CDS encoding 3-hydroxyacyl-CoA dehydrogenase family protein, whose amino-acid sequence is MATPLSDTPQSSIRTVAVVGLGTMGTGIAEVLAKAGREVIGIDVCDAAAAQSLAALEASTARAVERGKLTEQDRTAALARIRTATDLAAAADADLVIEVAPESYEIKQQIFRALDGIVRPETILATGTNALSVTRLAADSARPERVLGLHFFNPAPAMRLVEVVSSVLTAPAAVTAVTNLALDLGKEPVAVGDRPGFVADGLLFGYLNQAAAMYEAKYASREDIDAAMRLGCGLPMGPLALLDLIGIDTARTVLDAMYAESRDRLHAPAPILKQLSEAGLTGRKSGRGFYSYEAPGSSVVVRDALTPLEGETLAQGREVRSVGVAGSGTMASGIAEVFAKAGYEVVLAARSEEKAQAARARIGKSLARSVDKGRMTAEAAARTLDLITPAGSYDAFAEVDLAVEAVAEDLEIKQQLFATLDKVCKPGAVLATTTSSLPVVACARATSRPQDVIGMHFFNPAPAMKLVEVVRTVLTADDVHATVREVCGRIRKHAVDCGDRAGFIVNALLFPYLNNAIKMVQEHYATLDDIDAAMKLGGGYPMGPFELLDVVGLDVSLAIEKVLHREFRDPGLAPAPLLEHLVAAGCLGRKTGRGFREYARR
- a CDS encoding RidA family protein; protein product: MSDLTRIPAPEGVAPAQQYSHVVIGTGRFVAVAGQLPLDEKGELVGPDDPAAQARQVFENLRRCLAAAGATFEDVVKLTFFVTDMADLPAIRAARAEHIPDDRLPAASAVQVAGLVRPEFRMEIEAFAVVAE
- a CDS encoding adenylosuccinate lyase, coding for MDEELRSLTERLRRESGGGAGFERLLAAGDLDELAEALIAPGQSLWARELAAFRLGLAGDRRAFESLVLLLNHRDPQRCASAAHALARLGDPRTARAAAALATNELRVAYALHPVRLLVELRAPEAVPALITTLERRLRPHDPYRRVALACVEGLGTLGDARARTVLSEALAHPALAEAAVHALARIPRQR
- a CDS encoding GNAT family N-acetyltransferase; the encoded protein is MSAIRVRDMVYADCDRVAEIRIGGWRTAYRGLMPQSHLDALSVAEDAERRRARFIDLADSVVNLIAERDGTTTGWACHGPYREGDTRTGDAELYAIYVDPAHYCDGIGHALLEESVRRCSAAGHARMFLWVLKENTGARRFYERAGFRPDGAEEPFEVDGVAVPEVRYVRELIAA